In the genome of Bacteroidota bacterium, the window ACGTTTTGAGCCAGTTTATAGAAAGCATCAGCCTCGGCAGTTCCTTCCTGCAACGATGCCGGACGACCAATATCACCGGCTTCACGGATACTTTGTACTAATGGTATCTCAGCCAACAAAGGTAAGCCCATGTCTTTTGCCAGATTCTTAGTTCCATCCTGTCCGAAAATATAATATTTATTATCAGGAAGTTCAGCAGGAGTGAAATATGCCATATTTTCTACAAATCCAAGTACAGGAACATTAATAGCATCCATCTTAAATAATCCTGCTCCCTTACGGGCATCAGCAAGAGCAACAGCCTGTGGAGTAGATACAACTACAGCTGCCGTAACAGGAACTGACTGTACAAGTGTTAAGTGGATATCGCCTGTTCCCGGAGGTAAATCGAGCAATAAGAAATCCAATTCACCCCAGTCGGCATCAAATATTAACTGTTTTAAGGCCTTGGTAGCCATTGAACCTCTCCATGCAACAGCCTGATCGGGAGTAGTAAAGAACCCGATAGACAGCATTTTTACTCCGTAATTTTCAACAGGAATCATCACCTGCTTACCATTGATATTCTTACCTAATGGTCTTTCTTTCTCAACATCAAACATTATTGGCATTGAAGGTCCGTAGATATCGGCATCAACCAAACCTACTTTGAATCCCATTTTTGCCAACTGCACTGCGATGTTTGCAGTAACTGTAGATTTCCCTACACCACCTTTACCCGATGCAACGGCAATAATATTTTTAATGTTTGGTAAAATCTTTTCCTCTACAGGAGCAATTTGTGGTTTTGCTATTTCTACCTTCATAGTTACCTGTATCGAAGCACCTGTGAATTTTTCTTCCAAAACACTTTTAATATTGTCCTCTACAGATTTTTTGACATGTAAAACCGGAGTGTTTACCATCGCAACAACAGTAATTGAATTTCCGGAAATTATTACATCCTGAACAGCACCACCTTCAACAATATTGTTGCCTGTGTTAGGAAGCCCAACAGTTTTTAACGCTTCTAAAACATCAGCTCTTTGAATATTCATTGTATATAGTTATATATTATAAATCATTTATTATTCTTATTAAGAATAAATCTTAATTAAGAGAGTGCAAATATAATAATTTCTCTATAAGTATTTGATGATAAAGGGATGAAGTGATAAAGAACTTATTTGTAATTAATTTCAATCTATGATTTATGCTTGTTTTCAGAGTAAATAAATGATATTAAGGTAGTTCTGTAGTCTATAATATATATAAACACATAATAATTCAGTATATTTATGTAACTAACATTAAACAATTTAGCTATGAAGGTAAAAGATAGAAGGCTAATTATCTACTTACTCATTCCAATTTTTGGGTTGATGGCTTTTAGTAGCTTTAAAAAGGATTATTTCGAAGTTTCCAAACAGCTCGACATCTTTGCTTCGTTATTTAAAGAGTTGAATATTTATTATGTTGATGATATTCAGCCCGATGAACTTATTCATGAGGCGATAAACAGTATGCTCGAAACATTAGATCCCTATACTACATATATGACAGAAGAGGAGTCTGAAGATTTTAAGGTACATACATCAGGAGAATATGCCGGGATAGGAGCTTCAATTAGAAATATAGACAATGAAGTGGTAATAGTTCAGACCTATGAAGGATTTGCGGCACATAAATCAGGTTTGCGAGCCGGTGATGTTATAATTGGTATTGACAATAACAATATGGAGAATAAAGATTCTGATGAGGTCAGTAGTCTTTTGAAAGGAAGTATTGGATCTGAAACATTAATCAAGGTGAAACGGTCAAACGCAGAGTTTCCACTCTCCGTAAAATTGAAACGTGAGAAAATAATAATAAAGGCAGTTCCGTTTTTCGGGATGGTAAATAAGGATGTTGGATATATAGTACTAAACTCATTTTCGAATAAGGCTAATTTAGAAGTTTCTTCTGCATATGATAAGTTAAAGAAGCAGGGTATGAAATACCTGATACTGGATTTTAGGGGAAATCCGGGAGGACTGCTGTCGCAGGCAGTTAGTGTCTCAAATCTGTTTTTACCAAAGAATACCTTTGTAGTAGAGACTAAAGGGCGGATTAAGGACTGGAATAAGAAGTACCACACTAGGCAGAAAGCAAAGGATCTTGAAATTCCTATAGTAATATTAACTAATTACGGTACTGCTTCAGCTTCAGAGATTGTTGCCGGGGCGTTTCAGGATTTAGACAGAGCTGTAATAATGGGGGATAGAACATATGGAAAAGGACTTGTACAACAACCGCGATCTTTGACTTATGGTACTCAACTGAAAATAACCATTGCAAAATATTATATCCCCAGCGGTCGCAGCATTCAGGCACGCGATTATTTCGACAGGAATGAAGACGGTAGCGTAAGGGTAATTCCTGATTCTCTAAAAGTCACCTATAAAACAAATTCGGGACGTATTGTCTATGATGGGGGAGGTATTGAACCTGATGTGAATATAGATATTGATGATTTGACGAAATTTTCCGAGAATCTAATTAGTGAAGGAATATTATTTAATTATTCTGTAAAATATTGCAATTCAACTGAAGGACCTGTAGATCTCAATACTTTTGAACTAAGTGAATCGGATTATAATAATTTCAAGAATTATGTAAGTGCCAGCGAGGTGGTATTTGAATCAGAGCTTGAGATCAAGCTCGAAGAACTTGTTTTACTTGCTAAGGAAGAGGATATTTATCAGGAACTTGAATATGCGATAAGTGATCTGGAATTAATGATAGAAAAAGAAAATAATAATTTATTTGTGAGAAATGATGCCCAGATTAAAAGGTTATTATCGTTAAGCATTGTAAATAATGATCATTTTGAAAGAGGCAGATATTTGTATAATATAAATAGGGATAAGGTTATATCTAAAGCTTCATTATTGCTTCAGAATCAGAATGAATATAACAGTATTCTGAGTAATAATACCAATTAAACTTCGGGTCTTATAGTGCATTTTGATGTTTATCTGGTATAAAGCTCAGCCGCCAAAATATATTTCTCACAAGCTATCCCAAACAAAGGCTGCCGCTGTTATCCGGGCGAACTATATTTCTGTACTGCGCCCCCAGGAATATGTAAATATTGGATATTTATATTCTTTCTTGCAAAATAAATAGTATCGGCATATTCACGTCCAAGATGGGAAATCTATGA includes:
- a CDS encoding Mrp/NBP35 family ATP-binding protein, with translation MNIQRADVLEALKTVGLPNTGNNIVEGGAVQDVIISGNSITVVAMVNTPVLHVKKSVEDNIKSVLEEKFTGASIQVTMKVEIAKPQIAPVEEKILPNIKNIIAVASGKGGVGKSTVTANIAVQLAKMGFKVGLVDADIYGPSMPIMFDVEKERPLGKNINGKQVMIPVENYGVKMLSIGFFTTPDQAVAWRGSMATKALKQLIFDADWGELDFLLLDLPPGTGDIHLTLVQSVPVTAAVVVSTPQAVALADARKGAGLFKMDAINVPVLGFVENMAYFTPAELPDNKYYIFGQDGTKNLAKDMGLPLLAEIPLVQSIREAGDIGRPASLQEGTAEADAFYKLAQNVVTETIARNESLPPTEKVKMSETAGCSAN
- a CDS encoding S41 family peptidase, producing MKVKDRRLIIYLLIPIFGLMAFSSFKKDYFEVSKQLDIFASLFKELNIYYVDDIQPDELIHEAINSMLETLDPYTTYMTEEESEDFKVHTSGEYAGIGASIRNIDNEVVIVQTYEGFAAHKSGLRAGDVIIGIDNNNMENKDSDEVSSLLKGSIGSETLIKVKRSNAEFPLSVKLKREKIIIKAVPFFGMVNKDVGYIVLNSFSNKANLEVSSAYDKLKKQGMKYLILDFRGNPGGLLSQAVSVSNLFLPKNTFVVETKGRIKDWNKKYHTRQKAKDLEIPIVILTNYGTASASEIVAGAFQDLDRAVIMGDRTYGKGLVQQPRSLTYGTQLKITIAKYYIPSGRSIQARDYFDRNEDGSVRVIPDSLKVTYKTNSGRIVYDGGGIEPDVNIDIDDLTKFSENLISEGILFNYSVKYCNSTEGPVDLNTFELSESDYNNFKNYVSASEVVFESELEIKLEELVLLAKEEDIYQELEYAISDLELMIEKENNNLFVRNDAQIKRLLSLSIVNNDHFERGRYLYNINRDKVISKASLLLQNQNEYNSILSNNTN